The Gammaproteobacteria bacterium region GGCGTCACTTCTGGCCAGCAGATCCTGATCCGGAACGTGGACAACATGAAAATTCTATACGGTGTCGATCTGGATGGTGATGGTTCGGTCGACCAGTACGTGAAGGCCGGCAGCGTGGGCAACTGGGATACGGTGCGCAGTATCGCCATCGGGTTGCTGCTCGCCTCCGGCCTTGTCACCCGCTACATCTCGCTGGAGAACAATCTGATCCAATGAGGCCCGCCATGCTGTTTTCCTTAACCAAACATACAAAAGCGACCCAGCAAGGTTTCGCCCTGATTGCCTCCCTGCTGTTCCTGCTCATCCTGACCGTTCTCGGCGTCAGCAGTATCCGCAATGTCAGCTTGCAGGAACGCATGGCCTCCAACCTGCGTCAGAAATCCCTTTCGTACGAAGCGGCCGAGGCAGCCATCGCTTACAGTGAGGATTGGCTGAACTGTGTCCAGCCCGACATCACCGCACCATGCCAACCGAATCCCCCGTACCCCAACCATCCGTACGACATATCTACTGATGGTGCACCCAGTGTTTCTCCCGCCACCTGGGCCATCAAAACGGGCGATCTTTATTCCACCACTGCCGGCGCCGACATAGCGGCTTTCCGCGGAGACACATTGTGGGCAAAGGCAAACTACCCACGCAATTTCCCGCCGAACGCCGGTGAGATAACCGGAACCCCTATGCCGGCGGTACCGGCATCCAGTCCGTTCACCAGTGGCGCGGTCGGCACAACCGCCACACCCATACTTGCCAACAATCCTCAGTTTTTCATTGAGGAAATTGACAGCACGAACCTGGGCGGCTCGTTGACGCCGACATCCCAGTACGGCAAGAGCACGACAGCCCAGGTGGTTTATTACCGGATCACCGCGCGCGGGGTCGGCGCAAAGTATTCCGGTGCGGTGTCTGTACTGCAGAACGTGTATGCGATCGTCCCCTGACATTAACCGGTATACCAAGATGTTTCTCAGTCATTTGGAAAAATTCAGTTTGCATAACTACTCAGGCACCGCACGTATGCGAACCGAACTCTCCACAAGGAGCAGCCACATGAACACTCAAGCCTTCAGTTTCAGTCGGAAGATGAGATATCTCCTGGCATCACTGGCGCTTGCTGTTCCACTACTGGTGCCGCAGGCGGCTCTGGCAGCATTAGGCATTGCCCAACAGCCGTTGTTCCTCGCCACCAACGTTCCACCCAACATCACGCTGACGCTCGATGATTCCGGGAGTATGGCGTGGGCGTACGTGCCTGACACCATGGGTGGAAACCGATATACCGACCGCTATAAATCGAGCACTTTCAACGCACTTTATTACAACCCGAACGTCACTTACGACGCTCCCGTGGATGCCAGCGGCAACACCTACAGCACCAGCTTCACATGTGCCTATATCGATGGGTTTGACACTTCACTCGGCTGTATCGACCTGAGCTCCGACTATGCAGCGCCTGTCTCTTATACGCCGGGCAGCAGCTATCAATGGGTTGTTTACGCCAATGGCTATTATTCTAGGCAATGGCCCACCTACAACGCCTACTCGACCAGCGACGCCTATTACTATGTCTATGATTCCTCATGCACGCTGTCGGGTGGCACCAACAATGACGGTTGCTACACTCGAGTCGATGTAAGCTCGACCTCCGGCCCTGGCGGCACCGATGAGCGTCAGAACTTCGCCAACTGGTATTCCTTCTACCGGACCCGCAATCTGTCCGTGGTTTCCGGCTCCAGCCTGGCCTTCGCGCAGCTTAATGATCAGACTCGTGTCGCCTGGCAGGTGTTGAATCGATGCAGAGCCTTCGGTTCCAGTCAGCGTTGCGGCTGGAACAACTCTTACTACGACAACCAGCTGGCCCGCTTCACCGGCACCCATAAGGATAATTTCTATAGCTGGCTGTCCCGTTTGCCAGCCTCGGGCGGCACGCCGCTGCGTGCCGCACTGGCCCGTGCCGGCGCCATGTACGAAACATCCCGCCCGTATCAATACGACCCCGGGGTCACCTCCACTCCGACCTACGCATGCCGACAGAACTACTCCATCATCATGACCGATGGTATCTGGAACGGCTCCGTCACGAGTTTTGGTAATCAGGATGGTAGTGACCATACGCTTCCCGACGGTACATCCTACGTAGCCGCCGATCACCCGCCCTTTACGGACAACAACAGCACCAGCCTGGCCGATATTGCCTACTACTACTGGCGCACCGACCTGCGGTCCACGCTGAGTGATTCCGGCGAGCTTAAATACGAACCTGTCACCACGGCGGAAACCGTTACCTCCGGTGGCACTTCGCAAACCATCCAGCCTTACTGGAATCCCAAGAACGACCCGGCCAGCTGGCAGCATATGGTCACCTTTACTGTCGGTGTAGGCCTGGGTTCCTGGCTCACCAGCCCCCAGTGGGGCGGTGACACTTATGCGGCACCGGCTTATGATGCCTTCGCCAGCGGCGCGACAAACTGGCCTACAACTGGTTCTGATGCGGCGCCTGAAAACGTCTACGACCTGTACCATGCCGCCATCGACTCTCGCGGCCAGTTCTTCAGCGCGGAGAACCCGAACGACATCGTCACCGCGTTCAAGACCATTATCCAGCGCATCCAGAATCGCACCGGGTCTTCGTCCAGCGCCTCGTTCAGCACCGGTCGACTGCTGGCCAGTTCGCAAGCCTTTCTGGCCACCTTCGACAGCGCCGACTGGTCCGGCGACCTCGCGGCCCGCCCGATTTCCGACGGCACCGGCAACCTGACCTGTACCCCCACATCACTCTACCCACGTGGCGCCTTCTGTCCGCCGGCCTGGCACGCCCAAACCGTACTCAACACGCAAAACTGGGATCCGACCTCCACGGATGCCAACCGCCGGCAGATCATCACCACGGCTGGCGGTGTCGGCGTACCTTTTACCTGGAGCAATCTTTCCAGCACAGAACAAACGGCGCTCGAGGATGGCGGTACGGCGACCGACGGCCAGAACCGTCTCGATTGGCTGCGCGGCGACCGTGCGCAGGAAGTCAAGAGCGGCGGCAGCTATCGCAACCGCTCTTACGTACTCGGCGACATCGTGAATTCTTCGCCGGTTTACCAGCCCGCCCCTGACTTCGATTATGACTATTACACTTCCAGTTCGACGTTCAAGTGGCAGGACGTCCTGTATGGCACGACCGGGCCGGAAACGGATTACGCGACATTCCAAAGCGCCCACAAAACCCGCCTGAACCTGGTCTGGGTCGGTTCGAATGACGGCTTCCTGCATGCCTTCAAGGCCGGACATTACGATTCCAGCGGCACGTTCCAGAATTCGGACAATAACGGTCAGGAGCAATTCGCGTTCATGCCCAAGGTGGCGATGCAGAACGCTGCCACCTTGACCGACCCCAATTACCGCACCGCGGGTCTGCATCATTATTTCGTCGATGGTCAGATGGAAATCACGGATGCGTTTTTCAAAA contains the following coding sequences:
- a CDS encoding pilus assembly protein, yielding MLFSLTKHTKATQQGFALIASLLFLLILTVLGVSSIRNVSLQERMASNLRQKSLSYEAAEAAIAYSEDWLNCVQPDITAPCQPNPPYPNHPYDISTDGAPSVSPATWAIKTGDLYSTTAGADIAAFRGDTLWAKANYPRNFPPNAGEITGTPMPAVPASSPFTSGAVGTTATPILANNPQFFIEEIDSTNLGGSLTPTSQYGKSTTAQVVYYRITARGVGAKYSGAVSVLQNVYAIVP
- a CDS encoding PilC/PilY family type IV pilus protein; amino-acid sequence: MNTQAFSFSRKMRYLLASLALAVPLLVPQAALAALGIAQQPLFLATNVPPNITLTLDDSGSMAWAYVPDTMGGNRYTDRYKSSTFNALYYNPNVTYDAPVDASGNTYSTSFTCAYIDGFDTSLGCIDLSSDYAAPVSYTPGSSYQWVVYANGYYSRQWPTYNAYSTSDAYYYVYDSSCTLSGGTNNDGCYTRVDVSSTSGPGGTDERQNFANWYSFYRTRNLSVVSGSSLAFAQLNDQTRVAWQVLNRCRAFGSSQRCGWNNSYYDNQLARFTGTHKDNFYSWLSRLPASGGTPLRAALARAGAMYETSRPYQYDPGVTSTPTYACRQNYSIIMTDGIWNGSVTSFGNQDGSDHTLPDGTSYVAADHPPFTDNNSTSLADIAYYYWRTDLRSTLSDSGELKYEPVTTAETVTSGGTSQTIQPYWNPKNDPASWQHMVTFTVGVGLGSWLTSPQWGGDTYAAPAYDAFASGATNWPTTGSDAAPENVYDLYHAAIDSRGQFFSAENPNDIVTAFKTIIQRIQNRTGSSSSASFSTGRLLASSQAFLATFDSADWSGDLAARPISDGTGNLTCTPTSLYPRGAFCPPAWHAQTVLNTQNWDPTSTDANRRQIITTAGGVGVPFTWSNLSSTEQTALEDGGTATDGQNRLDWLRGDRAQEVKSGGSYRNRSYVLGDIVNSSPVYQPAPDFDYDYYTSSSTFKWQDVLYGTTGPETDYATFQSAHKTRLNLVWVGSNDGFLHAFKAGHYDSSGTFQNSDNNGQEQFAFMPKVAMQNAATLTDPNYRTAGLHHYFVDGQMEITDAFFKKPADSAAAWHSVLVGGMGAGGQEIYALDVTNPSQLTEANAASTVMWEFTDADDADLGDTYGKPHIVRLHNDEWGVLVNNGFGNTIADSHVGSGHAVLYVLDLATGSILAKLDTESGSTSDPNGLAESTPIDLDGDGVTDYVYAADLHGNVWRFDLTAKNPSQWHVSKYGNPKPTPLFEATDASTPAKRQPVTTKVVAESHPKGRTYGVMVYFGTGKYIENNDNIADTSTNQSFYGIWDHDGFSVPNVGTAGTPAANPPLTRADLLQQQIIYENPIPGYVARVLTQNKIDWSADMGWYVDLEKPDPADTGTPTSWIRQGEMVVADPVIVGKSVTFSTLIPSSDPCSTGGSGWLMALDLASGGRMNYQPFHLGVPGIGSVGGIQFSTAAAGSPSFFGGALAGSTKGGQFYQLPFMTGEEGRKSWRIIR